From the genome of Leguminivora glycinivorella isolate SPB_JAAS2020 chromosome Z, LegGlyc_1.1, whole genome shotgun sequence, one region includes:
- the LOC125241225 gene encoding acyl-coenzyme A:6-aminopenicillanic-acid-acyltransferase 40 kDa form isoform X2: MPEYSGANGAQAADLVRRNAVPVLYLQGSHYEIGYDQGRTFASVIQAFVKRHFEMLPFEEEYATEKGRAAYEKTLANMRQRYPWYVKEIQGIADGSQVPFYKIFLLHCDDIVLTANDEHAPRPDHGGCTSIGINTDDYTVLGHNEDAFSSTLNHWYIVSAHVTPTEEDRKHGAVDERYSSLCYAGNMPGYTMGFNEHGLVFSINTLSPLRLKPGGTPRVFITRALLTARNFAEAEKIMRDDGLGAGNGFNINMIWSEPWGARRLYNAEVAPDLNNRYSSVSVRKYERDSLAHTNIYQNLNVTEVVGMIVDSSMARLCAIQKHAPPQTRKDVADILSDAEGKTFSVWQNRPEAVVKTIATGIFDLEKRTWSMYIGKANESEPVAVLPIRFTRLSEVN; this comes from the exons GAGCAAATGGAGCGCAGGCGGCGGATCTCGTCCGGCGAAACGCCGTGCCCGTTTTGTACCTCCAGGGCTCTCACTACGAAATTGGCTATGACCAG GGGCGTACCTTCGCATCGGTTATCCAAGCGTTCGTGAAGCGACACTTCGAAATGCTGCCGTTCGAAGAAGAATACGCCACTGAAAAGGGCCGCGCTGCCTACGAAAAGACACTCGCCAATATGAGGCAGCGGTACCCGTGGTACGTGAAGGAGATTCAGGGGATCGCGGATGGGTCCCAAGTGCCATTTTACAAG ATATTCCTTCTCCACTGCGACGACATTGTGCTAACGGCCAACGACGAGCACGCGCCTCGGCCAGACCACGGCGGCTGCACGTCCATCGGAATCAACACTGATGACTAC ACGGTTCTGGGACACAATGAAGACGCATTCTCGTCCACACTCAACCACTGGTACATAGTGTCAGCGCACGTCACACCCACTGAAGAGGACAGGAAACATGGG GCAGTAGACGAGCGGTATTCGTCCCTATGCTACGCAGGCAACATGCCAGGTTACACTATGGGCTTCAATGAACACGGCTTGGTATTCTCAATCAACACACTCAGCCCGCTGCGACTGAAGCCTGGAGGCACAC CACGCGTGTTCATCACACGAGCGTTGCTGACGGCCAGAAACTTCGCTGAAGCCGAGAAGATCATGCGGGATGATGGACTTGGAGCTGGCAACG GTTTCAACATCAACATGATTTGGTCGGAACCCTGGGGCGCACGACGCCTCTACAACGCCGAGGTGGCTCCGGACCTAAACAACAGATACTCCTCCGTCAGCGTTCGCAAGTACGAGAGGGATTCCCTCGCACACACTAACAT TTACCAAAACTTGAACGTGACCGAAGTAGTAGGCATGATAGTGGACAGCAGTATGGCCCGGCTCTGCGCCATACAAAAACACGCGCCGCCACAGACTAGGAAAGACGTGGCGGATATCCTGTCTGACGCTGAAGGGAAGACCTTCTCAGTGTGGCAGAACAGACCCGAAGCCGTCGTCAAGACTATAGCTACTG GTATCTTCGACCTTGAAAAGCGGACGTGGAGCATGTACATCGGCAAAGCTAACGAGTCGGAGCCGGTCGCCGTGCTGCCCATCCGGTTCACCCGGCTCAGCGAAGTCAACTGA
- the LOC125241225 gene encoding acyl-coenzyme A:6-aminopenicillanic-acid-acyltransferase 40 kDa form isoform X3, with amino-acid sequence MATGANGAQAADLVRRNAVPVLYLQGSHYEIGYDQGRTFASVIQAFVKRHFEMLPFEEEYATEKGRAAYEKTLANMRQRYPWYVKEIQGIADGSQVPFYKIFLLHCDDIVLTANDEHAPRPDHGGCTSIGINTDDYTVLGHNEDAFSSTLNHWYIVSAHVTPTEEDRKHGAVDERYSSLCYAGNMPGYTMGFNEHGLVFSINTLSPLRLKPGGTPRVFITRALLTARNFAEAEKIMRDDGLGAGNGFNINMIWSEPWGARRLYNAEVAPDLNNRYSSVSVRKYERDSLAHTNIYQNLNVTEVVGMIVDSSMARLCAIQKHAPPQTRKDVADILSDAEGKTFSVWQNRPEAVVKTIATGIFDLEKRTWSMYIGKANESEPVAVLPIRFTRLSEVN; translated from the exons GAGCAAATGGAGCGCAGGCGGCGGATCTCGTCCGGCGAAACGCCGTGCCCGTTTTGTACCTCCAGGGCTCTCACTACGAAATTGGCTATGACCAG GGGCGTACCTTCGCATCGGTTATCCAAGCGTTCGTGAAGCGACACTTCGAAATGCTGCCGTTCGAAGAAGAATACGCCACTGAAAAGGGCCGCGCTGCCTACGAAAAGACACTCGCCAATATGAGGCAGCGGTACCCGTGGTACGTGAAGGAGATTCAGGGGATCGCGGATGGGTCCCAAGTGCCATTTTACAAG ATATTCCTTCTCCACTGCGACGACATTGTGCTAACGGCCAACGACGAGCACGCGCCTCGGCCAGACCACGGCGGCTGCACGTCCATCGGAATCAACACTGATGACTAC ACGGTTCTGGGACACAATGAAGACGCATTCTCGTCCACACTCAACCACTGGTACATAGTGTCAGCGCACGTCACACCCACTGAAGAGGACAGGAAACATGGG GCAGTAGACGAGCGGTATTCGTCCCTATGCTACGCAGGCAACATGCCAGGTTACACTATGGGCTTCAATGAACACGGCTTGGTATTCTCAATCAACACACTCAGCCCGCTGCGACTGAAGCCTGGAGGCACAC CACGCGTGTTCATCACACGAGCGTTGCTGACGGCCAGAAACTTCGCTGAAGCCGAGAAGATCATGCGGGATGATGGACTTGGAGCTGGCAACG GTTTCAACATCAACATGATTTGGTCGGAACCCTGGGGCGCACGACGCCTCTACAACGCCGAGGTGGCTCCGGACCTAAACAACAGATACTCCTCCGTCAGCGTTCGCAAGTACGAGAGGGATTCCCTCGCACACACTAACAT TTACCAAAACTTGAACGTGACCGAAGTAGTAGGCATGATAGTGGACAGCAGTATGGCCCGGCTCTGCGCCATACAAAAACACGCGCCGCCACAGACTAGGAAAGACGTGGCGGATATCCTGTCTGACGCTGAAGGGAAGACCTTCTCAGTGTGGCAGAACAGACCCGAAGCCGTCGTCAAGACTATAGCTACTG GTATCTTCGACCTTGAAAAGCGGACGTGGAGCATGTACATCGGCAAAGCTAACGAGTCGGAGCCGGTCGCCGTGCTGCCCATCCGGTTCACCCGGCTCAGCGAAGTCAACTGA
- the LOC125241225 gene encoding acyl-coenzyme A:6-aminopenicillanic-acid-acyltransferase 40 kDa form isoform X1 — protein sequence MSLLLFSLFVAAIGANGAQAADLVRRNAVPVLYLQGSHYEIGYDQGRTFASVIQAFVKRHFEMLPFEEEYATEKGRAAYEKTLANMRQRYPWYVKEIQGIADGSQVPFYKIFLLHCDDIVLTANDEHAPRPDHGGCTSIGINTDDYTVLGHNEDAFSSTLNHWYIVSAHVTPTEEDRKHGAVDERYSSLCYAGNMPGYTMGFNEHGLVFSINTLSPLRLKPGGTPRVFITRALLTARNFAEAEKIMRDDGLGAGNGFNINMIWSEPWGARRLYNAEVAPDLNNRYSSVSVRKYERDSLAHTNIYQNLNVTEVVGMIVDSSMARLCAIQKHAPPQTRKDVADILSDAEGKTFSVWQNRPEAVVKTIATGIFDLEKRTWSMYIGKANESEPVAVLPIRFTRLSEVN from the exons GAGCAAATGGAGCGCAGGCGGCGGATCTCGTCCGGCGAAACGCCGTGCCCGTTTTGTACCTCCAGGGCTCTCACTACGAAATTGGCTATGACCAG GGGCGTACCTTCGCATCGGTTATCCAAGCGTTCGTGAAGCGACACTTCGAAATGCTGCCGTTCGAAGAAGAATACGCCACTGAAAAGGGCCGCGCTGCCTACGAAAAGACACTCGCCAATATGAGGCAGCGGTACCCGTGGTACGTGAAGGAGATTCAGGGGATCGCGGATGGGTCCCAAGTGCCATTTTACAAG ATATTCCTTCTCCACTGCGACGACATTGTGCTAACGGCCAACGACGAGCACGCGCCTCGGCCAGACCACGGCGGCTGCACGTCCATCGGAATCAACACTGATGACTAC ACGGTTCTGGGACACAATGAAGACGCATTCTCGTCCACACTCAACCACTGGTACATAGTGTCAGCGCACGTCACACCCACTGAAGAGGACAGGAAACATGGG GCAGTAGACGAGCGGTATTCGTCCCTATGCTACGCAGGCAACATGCCAGGTTACACTATGGGCTTCAATGAACACGGCTTGGTATTCTCAATCAACACACTCAGCCCGCTGCGACTGAAGCCTGGAGGCACAC CACGCGTGTTCATCACACGAGCGTTGCTGACGGCCAGAAACTTCGCTGAAGCCGAGAAGATCATGCGGGATGATGGACTTGGAGCTGGCAACG GTTTCAACATCAACATGATTTGGTCGGAACCCTGGGGCGCACGACGCCTCTACAACGCCGAGGTGGCTCCGGACCTAAACAACAGATACTCCTCCGTCAGCGTTCGCAAGTACGAGAGGGATTCCCTCGCACACACTAACAT TTACCAAAACTTGAACGTGACCGAAGTAGTAGGCATGATAGTGGACAGCAGTATGGCCCGGCTCTGCGCCATACAAAAACACGCGCCGCCACAGACTAGGAAAGACGTGGCGGATATCCTGTCTGACGCTGAAGGGAAGACCTTCTCAGTGTGGCAGAACAGACCCGAAGCCGTCGTCAAGACTATAGCTACTG GTATCTTCGACCTTGAAAAGCGGACGTGGAGCATGTACATCGGCAAAGCTAACGAGTCGGAGCCGGTCGCCGTGCTGCCCATCCGGTTCACCCGGCTCAGCGAAGTCAACTGA